A stretch of DNA from Cryptomeria japonica chromosome 4, Sugi_1.0, whole genome shotgun sequence:
caatttgctacataataagcattcaatatctaccacactagtccttcaagcgaacaacactaagctagatcataacctTAAAcgagcacatttcatacttttagattcaagactaacactaaccaacccaaatggattagtctaaagagtacaacaatcaacaAGGACAgtacatacaactctctttcaaaataagaataatcatagaccaagacctcaataagtagACAaaacacatataatcactcaaaagcaccaaaatcaagaaggtgaaaacaaggtgtgaacgcaCACATTACACACAATTAAGGTCTGCTCAAAAGAACACACAAAAGAACAGAACACGAGtacttaagatcttcaagatcctatgcctcaatcccACACCTACAAAacgaggacaagcatacaacataagtttgatacacctcacaccaactaagggcacaagtgaaatcagagatcctagtgtttgcaacatgggctctgataccaaatgtaatgcaccgccaagaaaccctaaagggataaagctaaaacacacgaatggactgcaaatatattttttttaaataagaaacaacataatgatacaatgagttatcaaaagctcaaataacatagcagaaggataaacaatacctaaggagtttcccaacatgattacttaatttaacatctaactctactcatgacatttgatccaattaagcaggttaacttaatttcatgttattactttaaaccaggatataatttgttcagtaaattaaaattatagataataggacacGTTCATccatggttgaagatgaggctaacatgaggaaatttacccattaaggttaaaacatagataacatgaggACGTTCAtttattagagttaaaatatagAAAACTTAACGAAGtacatccattagagttaaaatttagataacatgatgagttcatccattaaggttaaaatatagataacttgatgagttcatccattatagttaaaatatagctaatatgatgaagttcatttattaaagttaaaatatagataacataatgaagttcatccattaaggttaataaTATAGATACCATggtgagttcatccaataatttttcactattcattacgttcaattttacattaaacacatgccatgcatctagttccataacgtactttaatttcatcataaactaatgagatctttccatgcatacttaatttcattaacaataactgaatacatTTTGTTAATCaaaactacattctttcatgatccaatttactgcatttaaaagacgactgcatacatgcatttatgattaatttcatctaatccactttatacattctatCATAAAGCCATCTatacatgctaaaactaaataggaaacataagaacataggatcacataacaccaaattgatatcggagttcacctctaagggctacatcttcaggtctactcaactgcaagacccctctgatcattaaataagttaagaatacataagattcacatcatttacaatcctaccatcaaggcgaacataaccaatatacaaacgaccacatcggtcaaataaatacataaatgatccctcaataggaaaggatccaattgaacataattgaagcaaatacaaaggtccactagagcatctgtgaaactaagtcatcgcaacccaaggtttAGCATGATAtcaagttctcacaagggcataggcAAATGGACAACTCCATAATAGAGCTCCGATTAAGGGCAGCACAACAACATGCTGGTGAACAAATTCAAATgaactcctaaaacccaggaatacacaaggtcGAGCATACAGAGTTCAATAGGGTAGGATTACTCACTTGGTCAAACTAGACTTCATACAAGGTGCactgactgatggtactctaactagagacttgactagttatggtcaaccacaaatcaacactcgacacccgcataaaggacatgaccagttataacaccatcacaagcaACAGTCAAACTCGAGACAGAGaacagaaacaggtaccccaattcaatccatatgacagggtccaatcaaacaaatcaaggtcTTGCCATTGCTTAAgaaaatgcgaatacaaaaaaattaaacacGCTAAGGCATagtttggaaaagacaatcttctttcttattgatttaaacaataaaagttgatcaagttttctaaatgatctaagttttcaaaatacattaacagaaaaatcactattacaaggtgaatacaataccacaattgcaatagtaccatttgtctatttctcaatacaaaggaaaaatataactaaaccatttattttactaaaggaaaatatcattaacttaccaattttccaaacgatacattattaaaaatttccaataattccaatagcatatcatttaaattttcaaaatatccaatgataaaatatttcatttttcaattactcaaatactATAGTATTCCATTTCTAAAACCTCTAGATGACCTATTATCATTGAATTCctcaaataatatattcctgaataatatattattttttaaaaattatcaaataataaatatattttatttcaaaagtttccaattaaaataatattctatctatttccaaaagatacttcctcattaagacaaattctaaaattaaatattaattattatatatttattaatccataattaataaaatataaacaattaataatttaataatacacaaatttcaaattatatatatatatatatatatatatatatatatatatcttcattaataaaatatatattaataataattaataaataattaaaaaaaactataaaagaaacttttaataaaataagttttcttttaaaaaagaacttttaaaaaaaattgtggggTACCACTATgaggcccacctcccatcacgggagaggTGGAAGCCACtgcaaccccccccccctccttgCGGCCACACTGGGTCCCTACGACCACCGTGGACGCAAGGTTTCCTGAGGCCCTTTGTGGTTGCGGGCACTGTTGTAACCCATGGGGAGGAGGGTGTGGGTAGAGCCTTGGCTCCTCCGCCCTCCAACCCTAATCCGcaccaaacaaacaaaaaaaatcatttaaatatttcTTTACCCTAAATAAAATCCCAAGTTCGAAATAATATACAGTCTCTCATAGAGACTAAATTAAATTTCCAAAATGATCAAGAATAGCAAATATTGAGAATTTTTCCAGAATGATCATGGTTTTCCAAATACACAATCTTTGTTGAATAACTTTCAAATAGACAAATTttctcaaccacaaaaccatatttGGCAAACTAAGATGGATTTACACCCATTTATCTACTCCATTTAACTAAtcttgacccaaaaacaaccaatattcccaaaactaaaacttaaatttaagaacattcatggagattttaagcaagatttcatcatgaacaaccattccccaatatatatttttttttagaaaaacaaaCCCAATAAGACAAGAAATCAAAGAGATGCActcgaatcctacctcatttcgcattcctggcaagatctgatgaagagcccaacctgcaactcaagaaaaccTTCCTTCCCAAAGtgcccaaatctcctccaaaaaatccttctccaaaaaagtttttttttttccaaaaatgctcTACAAAAATcatccccaaaaatattttccaacctagggtaaatggaagaatatttgacctaaactcttattttttaatttaaacatcttttaaataaaatgaaaaatcattattttcaaaatattcaaatattctaaatttgcttttctaattaaaaatcaaaatgtttctctccctcatttaattttaattttctcaatattaacaaagctaacatttatatttcaaaatattaatgagggtaaaatatttttaattaaaataaaatcccaaaatcaatctttcacactatatatatatatatatatatataaaactttgcttttctaattaaaattgattttcttaaataattaaaattaacctttctattccaaaatgcaaaagatattaaattatttctatttcgaataaatttaaatctttcctttcaaaatgcacaaactgaataaattcattatttaaaattaaccattaaattgaacttgctacaaacataaatagagcgatctttttaattaataattaatcacataaaagaaacctatttaatttagttcttcaattactaatgcgtaaatgaacacattaaatcaaattaaatacttaggattaaatactcaattttaccacacgccaAGCATGCAACCTaaaaaagccaaccaaatacatgacccgcaaacccaaacgaaaagggaaatTGACGGACCACaaatgacgctcacttgagcatgactagggtaaaatgagggttttacgaccacctaatccaaactctaaggacgaaagaggtatactcaaacctgcgaatctaggtgaagacgaacctcgcggtactgtacctgcaatctcttacAACcaggagtcacacaagcatatatatatatatatatatatatatatatatatatatatatatatatatatatatatatatatatatatatatatatatatatatatatatatatataatgatggtGTTAGCTCGAAGCAAGAGaataattaaacttacataagaatcgatgtgaaagcacattaacaggtacgcacaataatcataatatctgactacaacattacataatggtaaatcaaccatccaagaatgcctcataaaaaagtcaaccaaggtcaaaccggttttacaaagctgactagggtatgGGCACTACACCAATAACTCAGTCAACATAGTCTACATTAAACTCAACATAATATATTGTCAATATAATTATCAACTTCTGCATGCAAATGGTTAGTTACGTGTATAGTGATCTTCCAAGTCTTAATGGCTTCTACATGTATGAAATGTGGTTATATAAAGGGGGGTAGTTGGTGGTGTGTCGACTCCCTCCATTACTTCGCTTGCCACATTAACCTGCCAACTACCGTAAAGTTTTAGTGGCTGCAAGTGGTAGGTGATTAGGACAGCATTACCCATTGTGGTTTATGCTTTAAATAAAAGGGAGGAGTGGTCGATATTCCTATCGACCACCCTTATtaaggtttaattttttttttaaactaacccGCCACCACCATCCTTTGTGGTCACTAAGTTTCTTTCCACTATATTATTAtataatcatttattattatttattttattttatttttaattatatatatataaataaataatgactatttatttatatatatattaaacttgttAACAAATTCTTTAATAAATCGTtcctatgtttatatatatatatatggatcttCATAAAGTAATTTAAATTTCGCAAATCTATTtacatattcaataattacatatgTATTTATAAGTCTATGATTGAATCATTATTAGAACTCggatacatttatatatataatacatatatatttaatccCAAATGATTATGTATAGGTAAAACAAAATACATGAAGTAatcaaatttcacgataattggatacatatatataatatctatatggatatatatgtatatgattgattcAACatcttatatgcatatatatgttatactatTATCAAATTAccaaagtaaactcataagtacgaTATTTCATACATTTATAAATATCTGCAcataaagaacatataaacctatgATCAATATTCACATCTAACCCACTAACAAAACAATCTTACTTTAAAATAAGACATAATATTTCACATTCACTCATGCAACTTGGATTTAATTCAATCACCACTCAAATCATGCATTGATGAAATCACAAATGCACAAACAAACTTTTCtactgtggtgtgtgagagattccatctattttaacgaaatacaagagctaggacaactctacttgaaccatgttctcgccttcatcagcgttcacttgttcctgcattcacttgcactcaattactcattagaaatgatgatctcaatttacaataaaaattattactgatcattcaattgtatataaatcattttagTGCATTCGATCTcttatcttatttcattaacaattccattttcatttctatttcaatttcattttcaaaataaacattattttcctaagtAAACATTATTCGCAACTTAGTTATTTTAACCTTTGTCATTCTTTGATAGGTTGTCCGAAGAATGCACCATGCTTTCTTGGACTTTGTTGTTGTTGTGATCCTTGTAAAAATACTCCCATGAACCCCTTGGAAGATAAAATAGAGAGCTTTTGAATCCTTCTTTCTAGTTTCCTTGAGAAAATCCTTCTTTGCTTGATTTAGAGCATTCTATGTTACTATATCTGCTAGTTTTGGGTATCCATTTTCAACAAACTCTCATAAATCTTGTGAACAAAATAATATCTTCATATTGATTTCTCGGTAGTCATAATTTTTACCTAATGTAAATTGAGGGATTTGTGGGTTTGTCAAGCTTGTACTTGAAGTTGCCATGGTTGACTGCAAATAACCTTTATAACTCTTTGAAAGGCCCTTTAAAATCTTCAACCCACTAACCTTCACCTTGGATACCACTTGtgggagagagacaaaggaaaacaaaaagatAGAATATAGcaaataaaacatagataaaacacaacaacaacaacaacaacaacaacaacaataataataataactataTTTTTTTAATGCTTAACAAAAACATACAATTGTTTGATTCATAAACTGAGTTGCTTTTCATTTAGCTGCTCACAAATTATAAACAAAATCCCCTGTTTTGACTGCTAATAAGACTACCATTTTGTTGTTGCTATAGCTAGAAACCTCTGCTCTATTTTGTATTTTCTCCTTTTTACACACCCCACAAAAGTCTCTACAAACTTCTATTCATATGCCCAAAATATAAAAACTATAAACAACACGTATAAATTACATTTAATAGTGAGTTTTAAATCCATTGTAGCAAAATTTTAAAAGATTATAGTCAGAAATTTTTTTGGTTCAAAATCTTTCTTGTGTGTTGAGTGAGAAGACAAGATGAGGTAGACAAGAAAATAAGGAGAAGGTCAAGCTACGATAGGATAGTAAATGCAACTATTGGAGATAAATTCCAACATGGATGATTCCTACTGATTAATGATTTACCTATTTGAAAAGCCAGATTTAAGGACACTAAAAGTTAATCTCATCCAGCAATAATTATATTCCAAAAAAACGTAATTGTATTTTTTAGCAATAATAGTTTCAAAatctaattatatttttaaaagtgTATCACCAATATCTAAATGTGGAACAACATTGGAAGCACAATGGTACCTACAAAACTACTCATATTAACTCCATCTTCAAACACCAACAAAATATGAAGATAAAACTAGAAATTATCAAATAGTTTTATATAATTATGAGCCAATTCTATGAACCCAAAAGTGTCactcaaaagcacaaatttcaatGTCCTattttttgttctatttttttaGCATATTCCTTACACATTGGACCATATTATCATAACTTATCATAGTTGACCACTAAACTTGGTCATTCATTTTTTTTCTCTTCCTCCCTTCAAAGATGTTATGTGATAGTTTAAATTCATAGCTTCCAATGTTATAATGGTATTTTTACTCTCTTATGCCACTTATAGAATATAATACATGAAAAACTTAATATTTTCTAatcttaattatatatataaaaaaaaaatttaaatcattaaaaagcaAGATACAAATTTTTAAAAGAACGCCCAAGAAAAATATTTACGTACCGagatattttttgaaattttaaaaatttgaacattaAAAAATGCTCAATTTCAACTCATGTTGTAATTTGACCCGATGACTGTAAGAGGGCAGCTTGGTTTGATTATTCTCTAAATAATATCATTTCATTACATACAAGTCTTGGGTTTGCATTCTTCCAGAACTTGCAGTTTATCCATCCATGCTGTCctttccatctccatctccatctgcATTCTCCTGTTCCACATTATATTCTTTGATTATAATATGATTTTACCACTTATTTCATGCTTAGAATGTACAGACTACTTAGATTCTGGATGTCTGCGTTTCAGGTTTCATTTTGTTCATGAGATTTGGTAGCACAAAGTCCCTTCTTAACGCAATCGAGCAACTGATTAGCTGTGTGTATGCCTAATCTCATGCACCATAGTAATACCACACAATGTTTAATTAACTGGCATTTCATCTTCAATCTATTAAGTGAGAAATCGAAAGCCAAGATATTATATTCATAGGCAGAGACATTTGTCATACCTGCAAGATAGGCACCATGGACATAGCCATTATATTCCTGACTGGTATGCTCTCCAGTGAAATACACTGCCCCAACTGGTGCCTGACAGCCATTATCAACAGGTTTTCTTAGTAAGCGTATTATTATAGATGTTTTGGGTATTAGAATTTTTTTATTAACGTTTTCAATTACTTTCGATTACATTCTGTAATCCATCATTATTACATTCTGTAATCTATCattaaaatgataaagataaagagaATTCATTGAACTACATCATTAAAATGATAAAGAGAATTCATTGAAAAAAAATGCTGAAAAGATAATCTGAAAAATtgatataaattattttttttaaattcttataCATAATCTAATACATGTGTTTTTCCAGAAGCTAATATACCTTGTTGGAAAGTGAAACAAACAAATATACCCACAGGCAAGTCAGGTTTAAAGTCGATGAGTTTTGTTTCAAGAACCCCCACACTGACTGATACAATGGCGTTCTTTGCGGTATAAACTGAACTATCCTCTGTTGAAACCTTCACACCCTTGTTTCTGTATTCGATTTCTCTAAAAACCTGCACCATATTTGGATACAATTATATAGCGAATTCAAAAATCCCTGCTTTTATGTAAGGAATGTTGGATAATGATGCTATGAATGCAACTAAAAGCAAACTTAGTAATGTGAAATAAGTGGTAGGAGTTTTTAAGAAGATATTCTAAATCAGTTTTTTAATGGTTTTGATAAATTTTCATAGATGACAATTATCATAGTTTAGAAGTCTTTTTATTGGTGATGCAGTGAACAGTTGTGTTTTTAGAGACCACAATCTCTATAAAATACTGTCATTTTGTATTGTTTATGCAGATCAAAATGTAACCTCTATATTGAGGTGAACCATGATGTAATAgatattgaataaataaataaaaattgtgtcAAATTGAATTTGTGTTTTGGGTCTGATTTTAAATCTACAAAGTGATATCAGAACTGGTATGGGCCTAACTCCCTCACAAGAGGGCCCAAGATTATGAGTGTGATCTTTTGAGACTTTGCTGGGTGTGTTTGTAAGATCAGATGGTGGATTAATCATATTTCGTGAAGTTATCTATATGTTTGGAGAATGGGAGATCTTAGCCTCAAAAGAGTAAGGTTATTGGTGTTTGTTGGTATTTAATTGTTGCAGTAAAAAGTTCATACAAAGAACTTATGTGAGCAGTTTAATAACTGCATTGATAGAATTGTTGGAAGTGCAAAGGATGAGTACAAGAAAGTGTAAATAGTGCTGAGAAAAGGGATACATAAGCTATGGTTAGGAGCCATGCCACCGATCTGTGCGAGAGGCCATTGAAAAGGAGGTGTTATGGGATGACCTCACCCATATTGGAAATGTGGTCTTTATATGACAGAAATTTACGTGTGAGATAGACAATGATGCAATAAATGCAACATGAGATGAGACCCTTTTGGCAAATTAATGGCAGATGACAAAGAAATGGTTGTCAGTTTAATTTAACACTAGCATAGATCCTTCAATAGTTTGCAATGAAAATGAGCAAAAACAATTGTGTGCAGATGAAGTGTCATCAGTTTTCTCTTTGTTAGAGAAAGCAGGGGAAAACATTGTGATCTCTCATTAAGAAGAGAGATTGGAACTTCTATAAGAAGTGTACCTTGTGGGTCCTTAAGACCCGGTATGATAGTGATGGAAGTTCTCCATAGTGAGTTGTAAAGATTCAGTTTGTGAGTTCGcttagcatcaagggggagtatgttggatAATGATACTGTGTGTGCAACTACAAACAAAATTAATAATTTGAAATATGCAATTGAAGTCTTTAAGCAGAAATTCTAAATcagtttttaatgtttttggtaaatTGTCATAGATAACAATTACCATGTTTTAGAAGTTTTTTTATTGGTAATATAATGAACTATTGTATTTTTAGAGGCCACAACCCCTATAAAATACTGTCATCTTGTATTGTTTGTGCAGAACCTCTATATTAAAATGAATTATGATGTAGTaaatattgaataaataatattttttttgtgtgtcaaATTAAATTTATGTTTCTGTTTCTGATTTTAAATCTACAAGGAAAGGGCCAAACCTTGTTGAGCTTCAGACGTGGGTCTGAAATGGATCCGTTAGCAGAATGAAGAAATTCGTGGGCTATCCCATGAACAATGCATTCATAACCTCGACTGTCTGCTATAAAATACTCATCTTCTCCAAATTCCTCGAACGGAGGGTTGGGCTCCACATTCTTCAAGCTTGTCACTCTAGGAGGCTCTGGACATCCAGAGTCCATACCCAGACTTAACATTAGTTCCATAATACCCAGTAAAATTGGCCCATAAAGTAATAAACGACACATGCTGATCAAACCTGCAATTTCGAAGTCGTGCATGAAGAAATCGATAGCCATCTCCAAGGGCGTGATGAGAACACTatatgaaaacataaatcagagcTAAAGTCAATACATGGGCTCAATTGAAAAGTAAGGCTGAGAATGAGCAATCAAGCCATTCTGTCCAATTGTCCTCTGTGAAGCCAAAATGGAAATGTCTTCCCCTCCGCTCTTTTGCAGCAATATGGAAAGCTTTGAACTGAAATCAGTTGATAATGAGGCCAGCTTATAAGGGTGCACCACAACACACTAGGCAGGATACCTCCTTTGTAACACCAAACAACACTGTTATTAGGTTTTCACAATCTGTATTTCTGTTTAATgttatgtttaatgttatttttaaaTTAGATTGTGCCAAAAAAAATTGTATGACCTTTcgaattaaatgaggaagagataAGAGATATATCTCTTAATAtatagagggggagggagagggagagggagatggagagggagagatattgataaagggtgatatagagagatagagagggatgggGAAAGAGATAAAGacagggagagatagagagaaataaagagatataggtagagagaaagatatggatagagacAGAtgaagggagagatggagtgaataagagagatagGGGGATAAGAAGGGGAGAGGAAGTGATATGgatagaggaagatatagagagatagagagggattgggtagagatatagagatagggagatagaggtagagagacaTAGATAGAAAGAGATAAAGTGAGTAgcgagatagagataaagatacaAGGGAGAAACATTGAGTGTCCTTGTATGAGTGTGAGAAATTGATATGGATAGAGAGATAGGCAAGGAGATAGAAATGtctaaatagatagagagagggaaagagaa
This window harbors:
- the LOC131040980 gene encoding polyamine oxidase 6-like; this translates as MFSYSVLITPLEMAIDFFMHDFEIAGLISMCRLLLYGPILLGIMELMLSLGMDSGCPEPPRVTSLKNVEPNPPFEEFGEDEYFIADSRGYECIVHGIAHEFLHSANGSISDPRLKLNKVFREIEYRNKGVKVSTEDSSVYTAKNAIVSVSVGVLETKLIDFKPDLPVGIFVCFTFQQGILASGKTHAPVGAVYFTGEHTSQEYNGYVHGAYLAEYNVEQENADGDGDGKDSMDG